The following proteins come from a genomic window of Gottfriedia acidiceleris:
- a CDS encoding tetratricopeptide repeat-containing glycosyltransferase family 2 protein, translating into MKKKPITLSLCMIVKNEEAVLSRCLSSVSNIVDEIVIIDTGSTDKTKEIAKKFTNSIYDFTWINDFSAARNFSFSKATKDYIMWLDADDIITDENAKKLLKLKKTLTKNVDAVGMKYHLAFDENGNPSFSSVRNRIVKRERNFKWIGFVHEYLEVYGEIIQSDAAIIHQKDKEYSDRNLKIYENAISSGNELSPRDKYYYANECVDHQLFEKAIEWYELFLDEGKGWYEDNIQACGKMADCYLNINEWEKAISSCLRSFYYDGPRGENCCRLGFVYLQQGDYTRAISWYKLATLVDVPKSSPFINQACYTWLPNLQLCLCYSRLGDQLTARKYNEIAASYVPNNPSVLHNQEYFRSYFKEQ; encoded by the coding sequence ATGAAAAAAAAACCAATAACTTTAAGCCTTTGTATGATTGTAAAAAATGAAGAAGCTGTACTTTCCAGATGTTTATCATCTGTATCTAATATAGTAGACGAAATTGTCATTATTGATACTGGTTCAACAGACAAAACAAAGGAAATAGCTAAAAAGTTTACAAATTCAATATATGATTTTACTTGGATCAATGATTTTTCAGCGGCAAGAAATTTTTCCTTTTCTAAGGCAACGAAGGATTATATTATGTGGCTAGATGCTGATGATATTATCACTGATGAAAATGCGAAAAAATTACTTAAATTAAAAAAGACATTAACTAAAAACGTCGACGCTGTCGGAATGAAATATCATCTAGCTTTCGATGAAAATGGTAATCCGAGCTTTAGTTCTGTACGGAATCGAATCGTTAAGCGAGAAAGAAACTTTAAATGGATTGGTTTCGTTCATGAATATTTAGAGGTTTATGGCGAAATTATTCAATCGGATGCCGCAATTATTCATCAAAAAGACAAAGAGTATTCTGATCGCAATTTAAAAATTTATGAAAATGCGATTTCTTCAGGAAACGAATTAAGTCCACGTGACAAATACTATTATGCAAATGAATGCGTAGATCATCAGCTATTTGAAAAGGCAATTGAATGGTATGAATTGTTTCTTGATGAAGGAAAAGGCTGGTACGAGGATAATATTCAAGCTTGCGGAAAAATGGCAGACTGCTATTTAAATATAAACGAATGGGAAAAAGCAATTAGTAGTTGCCTAAGATCATTTTATTATGATGGACCACGTGGAGAAAACTGCTGTCGATTAGGATTTGTTTATCTTCAACAAGGTGATTACACACGTGCAATTTCGTGGTATAAACTCGCTACTCTTGTTGATGTTCCTAAAAGTAGTCCTTTTATAAATCAAGCTTGTTACACTTGGTTACCTAATCTACAGTTATGTCTTTGCTATAGTCGATTAGGTGATCAACTAACTGCTAGAAAATATAATGAGATAGCTGCAAGTTATGTTCCCAATAATCCATCTGTTCTACACAACCAAGAGTATTTCCGCTCTTATTTTAAAGAACAATAA
- the argS gene encoding arginine--tRNA ligase has protein sequence MNYVNMYSEQIEKALNGSLTLTEINSLIEKPNYADQGDLAFPCFQLAKALKKSPIMIAMEIAPQINHDLIEKVEANGPYVNCFLNKKLVSKQVIELVLGQGKEYGNQVIGEDKTVAIDCSSPNIAKPFSMGHLRSTMIGNSIAKIAEKNGYKAIKINHLGDWGTQFGKLIVAYKLWGNQDAVKENPIKELLKLYVKFHEEVEKEPQLEEEARSWFKQLEEKNEEALHLWKWFRDESLKEFMLVYDLLGVNFDSFNGEAFYNDKMERIIELLEQKNLLVESEGADVVELTEKELPPCLIRKSDGATLYATRDLAAALYRKETYDFDKAVYVVGGEQALHFEQVFTVLKKMGYEWANEMVHVPFGLILQNGKKMSTRKGKIVLLEEVIEEAISLASQNIAEKNPTLKNKEEVANMVGVGAIIFQDLKNDRMNNIEFSLEQMLKFEGETGPYVQYSIARTNSILDKATSSDLNNQDGLDDSYSWDIIKHILEFPNKVARSFEQFEPSVIAKYTIDLAQSFNKYYGNTHILTNDDQLESRLALIKVVSIVLEEGLRLLGIRAPKEM, from the coding sequence ATGAATTATGTAAACATGTATAGCGAACAAATTGAAAAAGCTTTAAATGGATCACTAACTTTAACTGAAATTAACTCACTTATCGAAAAACCGAATTATGCAGATCAAGGTGATTTAGCATTTCCTTGTTTCCAATTAGCAAAAGCATTAAAAAAATCGCCAATCATGATTGCAATGGAAATTGCACCACAGATTAATCATGATTTAATTGAAAAAGTAGAAGCGAACGGCCCGTACGTAAACTGCTTTTTGAATAAAAAGCTAGTAAGTAAGCAAGTAATTGAATTAGTTCTTGGTCAAGGGAAGGAATATGGAAATCAAGTAATTGGTGAAGACAAAACAGTTGCGATTGATTGTTCCTCTCCAAATATTGCAAAGCCATTTTCGATGGGGCACTTGCGTTCTACAATGATTGGAAATTCAATTGCTAAAATAGCTGAAAAAAATGGGTATAAAGCAATAAAAATTAATCACCTGGGAGACTGGGGAACTCAGTTTGGTAAATTAATTGTTGCTTATAAACTTTGGGGTAATCAAGACGCAGTAAAAGAAAATCCAATCAAAGAACTTTTAAAATTATATGTTAAATTTCATGAAGAAGTTGAAAAAGAGCCTCAACTAGAGGAAGAAGCTAGAAGCTGGTTTAAGCAATTAGAGGAAAAAAATGAAGAAGCCCTGCACTTATGGAAGTGGTTCCGTGACGAGTCTCTTAAAGAATTCATGTTAGTTTATGATTTATTAGGTGTTAATTTTGATAGTTTTAATGGAGAAGCGTTTTACAATGATAAAATGGAACGAATTATTGAACTTCTTGAGCAAAAAAATCTTTTAGTAGAATCTGAAGGTGCTGATGTAGTTGAATTAACTGAAAAGGAATTACCACCATGCTTAATTAGAAAATCTGATGGAGCTACACTGTATGCAACAAGAGATTTAGCAGCTGCACTTTATCGTAAAGAAACTTATGATTTTGATAAAGCAGTGTATGTTGTAGGTGGAGAACAAGCATTGCATTTTGAGCAAGTATTTACAGTTTTGAAGAAAATGGGTTACGAATGGGCGAATGAAATGGTACATGTTCCATTCGGCTTAATCTTACAAAATGGTAAAAAAATGTCTACGCGAAAAGGGAAAATTGTTCTTTTAGAAGAGGTAATTGAGGAAGCGATTAGTTTAGCTAGTCAAAATATTGCAGAAAAAAATCCAACATTAAAAAATAAAGAAGAAGTTGCTAATATGGTTGGAGTCGGTGCGATCATTTTCCAAGATTTAAAAAATGACCGTATGAATAACATCGAATTTTCACTTGAGCAGATGCTTAAATTTGAAGGTGAAACCGGACCATATGTACAATACTCAATTGCGAGAACAAATTCAATTTTAGATAAAGCTACATCATCGGATTTAAATAATCAAGATGGACTGGATGATTCATATAGTTGGGACATCATAAAACATATACTCGAGTTCCCTAACAAAGTAGCGCGTAGTTTTGAACAATTTGAACCATCTGTCATTGCTAAATATACAATAGACTTGGCACAAAGCTTCAATAAATATTATGGAAATACTCATATTCTAACAAATGATGATCAATTAGAGAGTAGATTAGCATTAATTAAAGTTGTTTCCATTGTTTTAGAAGAAGGACTAAGATTATTGGGAATTCGTGCACCAAAAGAAATGTAA
- a CDS encoding nitroreductase family protein, whose protein sequence is MSILNFIKARRTIRDTKKDPINMKDLMELLEAASYAPFHSKEEPWHFIMVSEEKEKEYYASKIVDSYERMELTETYTVEKIKKSTEFFKTYIIDTPMHLIITTDHSEHEKKNLEAIGATCAFVQNLQLAAWEKNIGMVWRTNPYIFDKQFYKEMGIPETRKILGALHIGYINSMPKGTKKRKHPSEWTSKLSQNITLS, encoded by the coding sequence ATGTCGATATTAAATTTTATTAAAGCTAGAAGAACGATTAGAGATACAAAAAAGGATCCAATTAATATGAAAGATTTAATGGAGCTACTTGAAGCAGCATCTTATGCTCCTTTCCACAGTAAAGAAGAGCCTTGGCACTTCATTATGGTTTCAGAAGAAAAAGAAAAAGAATATTATGCTTCAAAAATTGTAGATAGCTACGAAAGAATGGAATTAACTGAAACATATACAGTTGAGAAAATTAAAAAATCAACGGAATTCTTTAAAACATATATCATCGACACACCAATGCATTTAATTATAACGACAGACCACTCTGAACATGAAAAGAAAAATTTAGAAGCGATTGGCGCAACCTGTGCATTTGTTCAAAATTTACAATTAGCAGCTTGGGAAAAAAATATTGGAATGGTATGGCGAACAAATCCTTATATTTTTGATAAACAATTTTACAAAGAGATGGGTATTCCTGAAACGCGAAAAATTTTAGGAGCTCTTCATATCGGTTATATTAATTCAATGCCAAAAGGAACAAAGAAGAGAAAACATCCAAGTGAATGGACTTCGAAGTTAAGTCAAAATATTACACTTTCTTAA
- a CDS encoding GDSL-type esterase/lipase family protein, with protein sequence MKKLLTTISALTLTSTMFSTAAMAQSENAKKSLVALGDSITFGYNLGVNNDHPSKVAFPYIIGQDANLRVRDLGVPGWRTDQLLFSIKNEDTYRDAVRHADYITLDIGNNDLLQALKASNGDSTKLQQSVGAMLPVLLKNLSDTILEIRSLTDAPIVVYNIYNPFQTTDSMYGQGNFLLSNIINKNINNSVNALKANGVSNIVIADAFSTFYNRQSTYVRQNDIHPTIEGQKKLAEIGEAALNLN encoded by the coding sequence ATGAAAAAATTATTAACTACAATTTCTGCTTTAACTTTAACAAGTACTATGTTTTCAACCGCTGCTATGGCACAGAGTGAAAATGCAAAGAAATCACTTGTAGCTTTAGGAGATTCGATTACGTTTGGTTACAATTTAGGTGTAAATAATGATCATCCTTCTAAGGTTGCTTTTCCATATATTATTGGACAAGATGCTAATCTAAGAGTTCGTGACTTAGGTGTCCCAGGCTGGAGAACTGATCAATTATTGTTCTCAATCAAGAATGAAGATACATATCGAGATGCAGTTAGACATGCTGATTATATAACATTAGATATTGGAAACAACGACCTTCTTCAAGCTCTCAAAGCGAGTAATGGAGATTCTACTAAACTACAGCAATCAGTTGGTGCGATGCTACCAGTGCTGTTAAAAAATTTATCCGATACTATTTTGGAAATTAGATCTCTTACTGATGCACCGATTGTAGTATATAACATATATAATCCATTCCAAACTACAGATTCTATGTATGGACAAGGCAATTTCCTATTGAGTAACATTATTAACAAAAATATTAACAATTCAGTGAATGCTCTCAAAGCAAATGGGGTCTCTAATATAGTAATAGCAGACGCTTTTTCAACTTTCTATAATCGTCAAAGTACATATGTTAGACAGAATGATATTCATCCCACAATAGAAGGGCAAAAAAAGTTAGCTGAAATTGGTGAAGCAGCATTAAATTTAAATTGA
- a CDS encoding ABC-F family ATP-binding cassette domain-containing protein gives MSILTVKNLSHGFGDRAIFNDVSFRLLKGEHIGLIGANGEGKSTFMNIVTGKLQPDEGKVEWSKKVRVGYLDQHAVLQPGMTIRDVLKSAFQYMFDMENEINDLYVKMAEATPEEMEKMLEDVGVLQDTLTNNDFYIIDAKVEEIGRGLGLEDIGLDRDVTELSGGQRSKVLLSKLLLEKPDILLLDEPTNYLDEQHIEWLKRYLQEYENAFILISHDIPFLNSVINLIYHMENQELNRYVGDYDNFKGIYEMKKSQLESAYKRQQQEISELKDFVARNKARVSTRNMAMSRQKKLDKMDVIELAREKPKPEFNFKPARTSGKLIFEAKDLVIGYDEPLSKPLNLRMERGQKIALVGANGIGKTTLMRSLLGDIKPISGEVERGEFLQIGYFEQEVKSDNNKTCIDEVWDEFPSFTQYEVRSALAKCGLTTKHIESKVAVLSGGEKAKVRLCKLINQETNLLVLDEPTNHLDVDAKEELKRALKEYKGSLLIICHEPEFYEGLVTDVWNGENWTTKVF, from the coding sequence ATGAGTATTTTAACTGTAAAAAACTTAAGCCATGGATTCGGTGATCGTGCAATTTTTAATGATGTATCATTCCGTCTATTAAAAGGTGAACATATCGGTCTTATTGGTGCAAATGGTGAAGGTAAATCAACTTTCATGAATATCGTTACTGGAAAATTACAGCCTGATGAAGGTAAAGTTGAATGGTCAAAAAAAGTACGTGTAGGTTATTTAGATCAGCATGCTGTATTACAACCAGGTATGACAATTCGTGACGTACTAAAAAGTGCTTTCCAATATATGTTTGATATGGAAAATGAAATTAATGATTTATATGTAAAAATGGCTGAAGCAACTCCGGAAGAAATGGAGAAAATGCTTGAAGATGTAGGTGTTCTTCAAGATACTTTAACAAATAATGATTTCTATATTATTGATGCTAAAGTTGAAGAAATTGGCCGTGGTTTAGGCTTAGAAGATATCGGACTTGATCGTGATGTAACAGAACTTTCTGGTGGTCAACGTTCAAAGGTTCTTCTATCAAAACTTCTTTTAGAAAAACCAGATATCTTATTACTCGATGAGCCTACTAACTATTTAGATGAGCAACATATTGAATGGTTAAAGCGCTATTTACAGGAGTATGAAAATGCATTTATTTTAATTTCACATGATATTCCGTTTTTAAATAGTGTTATTAACTTGATTTATCATATGGAAAACCAAGAATTAAATCGTTATGTTGGAGATTATGATAATTTCAAAGGAATTTATGAAATGAAAAAATCACAATTAGAATCAGCATATAAACGTCAACAACAAGAAATCTCTGAACTAAAAGATTTCGTTGCTCGTAATAAAGCTCGTGTTTCTACTCGTAATATGGCTATGTCTCGCCAAAAGAAACTTGATAAAATGGATGTAATCGAGCTTGCACGTGAAAAGCCAAAACCAGAATTTAACTTCAAACCAGCGCGTACTTCAGGTAAATTAATATTTGAAGCAAAAGATTTAGTGATTGGTTACGATGAGCCTCTATCAAAACCTTTAAATCTACGTATGGAACGTGGACAGAAAATTGCTTTGGTTGGTGCGAACGGTATCGGTAAAACGACGTTAATGCGTAGTTTACTTGGTGATATTAAACCAATTTCTGGTGAAGTTGAGCGCGGTGAATTCCTTCAAATTGGTTACTTCGAACAAGAAGTAAAAAGTGACAATAATAAAACATGTATCGATGAAGTTTGGGATGAATTCCCATCGTTTACACAATATGAAGTTCGTTCTGCACTTGCAAAATGTGGTTTAACGACTAAGCATATTGAGAGTAAAGTTGCAGTTTTAAGTGGTGGAGAAAAGGCGAAAGTTCGTTTATGTAAGTTAATTAATCAAGAAACAAACTTACTTGTTCTCGATGAGCCTACAAACCATTTAGATGTAGATGCTAAAGAAGAACTAAAACGCGCACTAAAAGAGTACAAAGGAAGTCTTTTAATTATCTGTCACGAACCTGAATTCTACGAAGGGTTAGTTACAGATGTATGGAATGGCGAAAACTGGACTACTAAGGTGTTTTAA
- a CDS encoding PH domain-containing protein, with product MFGKVAADMLGLSDVGSVIEPKNYDKVDSDDYVMHEDNEKIYFLIKSKSDEYCFTNKALIHLDGTSAISKKRTLHRYNYHTHKITHVLLETAGTIDLDVEIKFNIGGREFSIDVHKKHIEQVKDLYKALLMIAEISHENEKALGYAKESIEIASTTLGRVTSNENNLVNSFKEINEAAFEWLMKSREQYKVKDFGSVFEKYINN from the coding sequence ATGTTTGGTAAAGTTGCTGCAGATATGCTTGGTTTAAGTGATGTAGGTAGTGTTATTGAACCGAAAAATTATGACAAAGTTGATTCTGACGATTATGTAATGCATGAAGATAATGAAAAAATTTATTTCTTAATCAAATCAAAATCAGATGAGTATTGCTTTACGAATAAGGCTTTAATTCATTTAGACGGTACAAGTGCAATAAGTAAAAAGCGTACACTTCATCGTTATAATTATCACACTCATAAAATCACACATGTTTTACTTGAAACAGCTGGTACAATTGATTTAGATGTTGAAATTAAGTTCAACATTGGTGGTAGAGAGTTTTCGATTGATGTTCATAAAAAACATATTGAACAAGTTAAGGATCTATATAAAGCTTTACTAATGATTGCTGAAATTAGTCATGAAAACGAAAAAGCATTAGGGTATGCGAAAGAAAGCATTGAAATTGCTTCTACAACATTAGGCCGCGTAACTTCAAATGAAAATAATTTAGTGAACAGTTTTAAAGAAATTAATGAAGCTGCTTTTGAATGGTTAATGAAATCTAGAGAGCAATACAAAGTTAAAGATTTCGGATCGGTATTTGAGAAATATATTAATAATTAA
- a CDS encoding PH domain-containing protein, producing MKFKVKKNPLLVFLILSLTPIIISIPIISFIEVNSSGIIITLVFLVFLLPILIVLVWAIFHTYHELTETEFKSKFGFITILIPYSEIRAVNFSNNPVSSPAWTFKRLKIEYKKYGFALLSLPKDEEFFLQEIKKRCPNATILNRQKAEVLIN from the coding sequence ATGAAATTTAAAGTGAAGAAAAATCCTCTACTAGTCTTCCTAATTCTGAGCTTAACTCCCATCATTATTTCAATACCCATCATCAGCTTTATTGAGGTTAATAGCTCAGGAATCATCATAACTTTAGTATTCTTAGTCTTCTTATTACCAATATTGATAGTTCTTGTTTGGGCAATATTTCACACATACCATGAATTAACCGAAACTGAATTCAAATCAAAATTTGGATTCATAACAATTTTAATTCCATATAGTGAAATCAGAGCAGTTAATTTCTCCAATAATCCAGTTTCATCACCTGCATGGACCTTCAAACGTTTAAAAATCGAATACAAAAAGTACGGATTTGCCTTACTTTCACTTCCTAAAGACGAAGAATTTTTTTTACAAGAAATAAAAAAACGCTGTCCAAATGCTACAATTTTAAATCGTCAAAAAGCAGAAGTTTTAATTAATTAG
- a CDS encoding DinB family protein produces MNNLINEFSSLIQSVPKIIRALSNTDYKPSPTKWSKKEILGHLCDSATMNHKRFIDRLSSNDELVLELYKQNSWVELNDYQNCYSIEEILAVWSALNSRFMNVLANISEDQWKLQYSSQNEESVTLSWLFTDYIDHMKHHLNQILG; encoded by the coding sequence ATGAATAATTTAATAAACGAATTTAGTAGTCTAATCCAATCCGTTCCAAAAATCATCAGAGCCTTATCGAATACAGATTATAAACCAAGTCCTACAAAATGGTCTAAAAAAGAAATCCTTGGACATCTTTGCGATTCTGCAACTATGAATCATAAAAGATTTATAGATAGATTATCCTCTAATGATGAACTAGTTTTGGAGCTTTATAAACAAAATTCATGGGTGGAATTAAATGATTACCAAAATTGCTATTCAATAGAAGAAATTCTTGCGGTATGGTCTGCTCTAAATTCACGTTTCATGAATGTGCTTGCTAACATTTCAGAAGACCAATGGAAACTCCAATATAGTAGTCAAAATGAAGAATCTGTTACACTAAGCTGGTTATTTACTGACTACATTGACCATATGAAGCATCATTTAAATCAAATTTTAGGATAG
- the rnhC gene encoding ribonuclease HIII, whose translation MSNTVLTVSEDTLLKMKAHYQSTLQSKVPQGGVFMAKPSGCTITAYKSGKVMFQGSNCDAEVSKWQGKSASQTTKKVNPTNTNSTLPKNFSSLAVIGSDEVGTGDYFGPMTVVASFVEPSQFELLKELGVKDSKELTDDAICSIAKKIVHVVTYSLLVLNNEKYNAMQEKGYNMNKLKALLHNQAIRNTISKLEDKKYDAILIDQFTPPNLYYGYLKGTKEVIRDKVQFATKAEGLHLSVAVSSILARYAFLQQMDQLSEKAGMTLPKGAGAKVDQAAAKLIKSVGFEALRSLTKLHFANTEKALKIAKK comes from the coding sequence ATGTCAAACACTGTATTAACAGTTTCTGAGGATACTCTCTTAAAGATGAAAGCACACTACCAAAGTACTCTTCAGTCAAAAGTACCACAAGGTGGGGTATTTATGGCCAAACCAAGTGGCTGTACAATCACTGCATATAAATCTGGTAAAGTAATGTTTCAAGGATCAAATTGTGATGCTGAAGTAAGTAAGTGGCAAGGTAAATCAGCTAGCCAAACGACTAAAAAGGTCAACCCTACAAATACGAATTCAACTTTACCAAAAAACTTTTCAAGTCTTGCAGTAATAGGTAGTGATGAAGTTGGTACAGGCGACTACTTTGGCCCAATGACAGTAGTAGCTTCCTTTGTAGAACCAAGTCAATTCGAATTATTAAAAGAATTAGGCGTAAAAGATTCCAAAGAACTAACAGACGATGCCATATGCAGCATAGCAAAAAAAATTGTTCATGTCGTAACCTACAGCCTCTTAGTACTAAACAATGAGAAATACAATGCTATGCAAGAAAAAGGCTATAACATGAATAAACTAAAGGCTCTTTTACATAACCAAGCAATTCGAAATACTATTTCAAAATTGGAAGATAAAAAATATGATGCCATTTTAATTGATCAATTTACTCCTCCTAATCTGTACTACGGATATTTAAAAGGAACAAAAGAAGTTATTCGCGATAAAGTTCAATTTGCTACAAAAGCAGAAGGTTTGCATCTCTCAGTTGCAGTTTCTTCTATCTTAGCCCGCTATGCTTTCCTACAACAAATGGATCAATTAAGTGAAAAAGCGGGCATGACCTTACCAAAAGGTGCTGGAGCAAAAGTTGATCAAGCCGCTGCAAAACTAATTAAATCAGTAGGTTTTGAAGCTTTACGAAGTTTAACGAAATTACATTTTGCTAATACCGAAAAGGCATTAAAGATTGCTAAAAAATGA
- the zapA gene encoding cell division protein ZapA, whose translation MKLSNSSSKQKLNVTIYGQHYAITGDESTDHIRHVASIVDDKMKEINKKNPLLDTNKLAVLTAINIVSDYVKLKERAEMLEKLLEKHTKSEQKNND comes from the coding sequence ATGAAGTTGTCCAATTCTTCATCGAAACAAAAACTAAATGTAACTATTTATGGGCAACATTATGCAATTACTGGTGACGAGTCAACAGATCACATTCGCCATGTTGCCTCAATTGTAGATGATAAAATGAAAGAAATAAATAAAAAGAATCCATTATTAGATACTAATAAATTAGCTGTATTGACAGCAATAAATATTGTAAGTGATTATGTAAAATTAAAAGAAAGAGCTGAAATGCTCGAAAAATTATTAGAAAAACATACGAAAAGCGAGCAGAAAAACAATGATTGA